From the Lactobacillus johnsonii genome, the window ATTCCTTCATTCACTTTTCCATCTTGTACTGCTTTTACACCCATTTTAATTGCTTTAGAAGCAGCTGCTATTTTATCTTTAGAAATTCCTGTACTAATTAAAAATAGAGAATTATTGAGATAATTAGTCGCATCAATTGCATATGCTGCTCCTAGTTTTTTTCTAACTTCAGTAAAGAGCTTAGACGACTCATCCCCAGCAAGATATTCTCCTAAAAATAATCCACCAAATTGTTTTAAATATATTGGAAGAGATTGATCATACCCATACCCAATTAAAAGCTGTGCTTGTTCACTCTTAAATTGTATCTCTCTTTCAATTGGATTTTCTTCTGCAGGAAGAGACAATGTAGAAACTACAAAATCATCAAAATAGCCAGGCCAATCAAGTTGTGTTTGAACTAAGTCAGTTAAGCTATCGGGATCTTGTGCTTGTCCTAAACAAAAAGCTGGAGCATTTTTCAACGTATTAAAAAATGACTTAATTTCTTCTAAACTAGCGTTTTTGAGTGTCTTTTCATCCCCAAAAACACTATCTTGGTAACTAGGCATATTTCGATACCAGGTATTAAAAAATCCGCTTAAAGAAACATTCGCCGGCAACTCATAATATTGTTTTCTTTCTTGTTCGAGTTGCCTTTTTGCTAATTCTAATAATTGACCATCAAAAAGAGGCTCTTTTACCACCTTAAAGAGGGCATCCATTATTACTTTATAATTATAGTCCGGATCTAAGATTTCACGTGGTTCAACGAAATTTATAGTATAAAAAACTACGATTTGATTTCCAAATACTTCAGGAAAAACTTGCAAACTCGTATTATAAAGGTTAGAAAAAGTTTTTGCCTGTAAGTTTATACCCGGAAATTCTTTAGTGGCATTGCTCTGCATGCAAGCTAAGATATTTGCTAATGCCAGTGTTTTTTTATCTAAAGGTAAACGTAAAAAACAGCCCAACGTGGCTGTTTTAAATTTTAAATTATGGTCAATTCTAATATTTGTCATAATTACTGGTCATCGTCCTTTTCTGGTGGAATAAGTACTTGTCTAGGTTTTGATCCTTCGGATGGTCCGACAATTCCTTTAGCTTCCATTTCGTCTACAATTCTTGCAGCTCGATTATATCCAATTCTAAATCTACGTTGAAGCATAGAAACACTAGCTGATTGTTGCTTTCTCACTAAGGCTACTGCCTGATCATAAAATTCATCTTCAGGCTCATCTTCATTCTCAGCTTGACCCTCAGAATCATTTTTCGAAGGAATCATATCTTCGTTATATACGGCCTCTTGTTGTTCCTTTACCCAGGATACTATTTTTTCTACCTCAGTTACAGAGATATATGCTCCCTGAACTCGTTCAGGTTTAGCAGCACCAATTGGCAAGAAGAGCATGTCTCCACGTCCCAGAAGTTTTTCCGCACCAACTTGATCCAAAATAGTTCGCGAATCTACTCCACTAGAAACAGCAAAAGAGATTCTTGAAGGAACATTTGCCTTAATTAACCCGGTGATGACATCAACACTAGGTCTTTGAGTCGCTAAAATCATGTGAATTCCTGCTGCTCGCGCCATCTGAGCCAAACGAACAATTGCATCTTCCACATCATGCCCGGCAACCATCATTAAATCACTTAACTCATCAACAATCACTACAATATAAGGTAGCTTTTCCATTGCTGAATTATTTTTATCAGCATTATTTTCAACTACTTTTTGATTGTACTCAGTAATATTTCGAACGCCTCCAGCAGCAAAAAGCTGGTAGCGTCTTTCCATTTCTTTAACAGTTTTACGCAAGGCATTCGTTGCTAATTTAGCATCTGTAACAACAGGGATTAGTAAATGGGGAATTCCATTATATACAGAAAGTTCAACCATTTTTGGATCAATTAGTACTAACTTTACATCCTCAGGGTAAGCCTTCATCAAAACACTAGTAATAATTGTGTTAATTGCAACAGACTTACCGGATCCAGTAGATCCCGCGATTAACAAGTGTGGCATCTTACGTAAATCTGCTGAAATTACTTTTCCTTCAACATCTTTGCCTAACGGCACATCAAGCGAAACCTCTTTTGATTTTGCATCTTGATGAACCATAACATCTTTAAATGAAACGGCAGAAGTAATTCGATTCGGCACTTCAATACCAATTAATGGTTTACCTGGAATTGGAGCTTCAATACGGATATCTTTTGCAGCTAAAGCCAAAGCAAGATCATCCGCTAAGTTGACTATTTTACTTACTTTCACTCCAACTGCTGGCTGGACTTCATAGCGAGTAACCGTTGGACCTAATACAGCTTTTTTTACGATAACATGCACGCCAAAGCTCTTAAACGTTGACTCTAAAACTTCTGTATTTTTTTGAATTAAAGCCTTGTCTTGACTCTGATCTACATTTTTTATAGGTGACAATAAATTAATTGGCGGCTTTTTATAGTTGGGATTCTTTGGCTGACTACTTTGTTTTGTCTCTAAATCTCCATGATCAACAGTTTGAAGTTCTTGTTTCATCTTTTGATCTTCTTCAGCATAAGAATGTGAAGCTGGCAAATCATCTGTAGAAGTATCTTCAACTTCTGTTGCTATCGGAGTGCTTTCTTGGGAAACTTCAATTGGAGGCTCAAATTTTGGACTGCTTTCTTCCTTAACTTTATTAGAAGCCGCAGGTTCACTATTAAAATCAGACATACTTGGGAAAGTATCATCATGATTATCTAAAGGATCGGTTAGTTTTTCTCGATTATTTAATTTTTCTTGCTTATTTTGCTCATGCTTTTCAACTAAATCGCTGTATTTACTTTTTAAAGCTTCCCCAGCATCTTTATTTTTCTCAATTACTAATTGTGAACCTTTTTGAAAACCGGACAGCAAGGTAGCAAATTTCACGTTACAGATCATTAAAATACCGATTAGCATCATCAACAAAGATATTACTTCAGATCCTACGGTTCCCAAAATTGGAAAAACAAGTTGATAAAACATGCTTCCAATAAAGCCGCCACCAACCTTAGTTGTAATCTGCGCCCGGGAAAATTCTTCACCAATTGATGTCAAAAAAGCATTTACAAATCCTTGATGAATCATCATTTGATTAAAAACGCGAGAACTTTCCCAAAGGAGTAAGCCTAAGTAAAATACACCTAACCCACTACCACGCTTCAAACTGAAATGCGGGGGTTGATTATAAATAACCATCACTAAGCCAAACAAACCAAGAATAATACTAGCTAAATAGTGGCTATCACCAACGAAAAATCGAATTAAATTAATTAGTTGTTGACTAAATAAACCGAAATGAACGCAACTTAAAACTGCTACTAAAACAAGTACTATTCCTGTAATGACCCAGTCCATACTTTGCTTTTTCTTTTTAGTAGTTGTTTTTTTCTTTTTTGTTGCCCTGCGTTTTCGTTTTTTAGCCATCAAGACACCTTCTCAATCTTTTTATTTGTCATCTTTATCTTTTTGATTATCCTTGTTTAACTCGTTAAAGTTCGACTTAAAACTAAGGTTAACTGGGTGATCTAAAGTTAATTGAGTAATTTCATAAGTCAAAGTTTCAATTTCTTCAACTAAAGGTCTAGAAAGTAGTTGATACTCTGACGGTTCTAAATCTGAACCATCCCCAAAATAGTCAACAAATTGAACCACTCTAGTAATTACTCCACTAACTGTAAAGTCACCTGGAGCAGGTGATACTTCAAAAGGAACGGCAATTTCGAAATATTTGCCATTCTTACCTTCATCTTGACTACCATCTTCTAAATCTTGATAAACCTGGCGCAAGGAAACATTAACTTCATTTTTCACCTTTTGTTCATCATTTAAATCATAGTGAAAAGAACGAACTACGATTGGGGTCATATTTTTAAAATCCATTTTAATTCTCTCCTAAATTTCTTTCATAACGTTCAGGACGATTGTAATTATCCTTTAACTTATCATTTTCATAGTGATGGCTCTTTTCCATATTTGGAAAACCTTGCTGTCTTAAAGCTTCCAGCAGAACCATAGCAACTGAATTTGATAGATTATAACAACGAATATTATCAGACATAGGAATTCTAAGATTCCTATCATAATATTCTCTCATAAAAGTTTCTGGCAAGCCTGTTGTTTCTTTACCAAAAACAAAATAATAATCTTTATTGGGATCCGTATAGTCTACTTGAGCATAATTTTTTGAAGAAAACTTTGAGATTAAGTACATTTCATCATTTGGACCAAGTGTATTTAAAAAAGCTTCTAAATCATCATGCATTCTAATATCAACTTTATCCCAATAATCTAATCCAGCACGCTTCATTTTTTTATTATCAATTTGAAAGCCAAGCGGTTCGATTAAATCTAACACTGTATTAGTACCTGCACAAGTACGAGCAATATTTCCCGTATTTGCTGGCATCAATGGTTCATAAAGTACAACGTGATTTGTCATAAAAAACTC encodes:
- a CDS encoding M16 family metallopeptidase, whose protein sequence is MTNIRIDHNLKFKTATLGCFLRLPLDKKTLALANILACMQSNATKEFPGINLQAKTFSNLYNTSLQVFPEVFGNQIVVFYTINFVEPREILDPDYNYKVIMDALFKVVKEPLFDGQLLELAKRQLEQERKQYYELPANVSLSGFFNTWYRNMPSYQDSVFGDEKTLKNASLEEIKSFFNTLKNAPAFCLGQAQDPDSLTDLVQTQLDWPGYFDDFVVSTLSLPAEENPIEREIQFKSEQAQLLIGYGYDQSLPIYLKQFGGLFLGEYLAGDESSKLFTEVRKKLGAAYAIDATNYLNNSLFLISTGISKDKIAAASKAIKMGVKAVQDGKVNEGIFSKAKSALKRNYQISTDRQDLILIQMLANALRGRDYTFVQRIADVDRFKIDKLIEFSQKLYFNESYCLK
- a CDS encoding DUF1149 family protein; translation: MDFKNMTPIVVRSFHYDLNDEQKVKNEVNVSLRQVYQDLEDGSQDEGKNGKYFEIAVPFEVSPAPGDFTVSGVITRVVQFVDYFGDGSDLEPSEYQLLSRPLVEEIETLTYEITQLTLDHPVNLSFKSNFNELNKDNQKDKDDK
- a CDS encoding FtsK/SpoIIIE family DNA translocase; this translates as MAKKRKRRATKKKKTTTKKKKQSMDWVITGIVLVLVAVLSCVHFGLFSQQLINLIRFFVGDSHYLASIILGLFGLVMVIYNQPPHFSLKRGSGLGVFYLGLLLWESSRVFNQMMIHQGFVNAFLTSIGEEFSRAQITTKVGGGFIGSMFYQLVFPILGTVGSEVISLLMMLIGILMICNVKFATLLSGFQKGSQLVIEKNKDAGEALKSKYSDLVEKHEQNKQEKLNNREKLTDPLDNHDDTFPSMSDFNSEPAASNKVKEESSPKFEPPIEVSQESTPIATEVEDTSTDDLPASHSYAEEDQKMKQELQTVDHGDLETKQSSQPKNPNYKKPPINLLSPIKNVDQSQDKALIQKNTEVLESTFKSFGVHVIVKKAVLGPTVTRYEVQPAVGVKVSKIVNLADDLALALAAKDIRIEAPIPGKPLIGIEVPNRITSAVSFKDVMVHQDAKSKEVSLDVPLGKDVEGKVISADLRKMPHLLIAGSTGSGKSVAINTIITSVLMKAYPEDVKLVLIDPKMVELSVYNGIPHLLIPVVTDAKLATNALRKTVKEMERRYQLFAAGGVRNITEYNQKVVENNADKNNSAMEKLPYIVVIVDELSDLMMVAGHDVEDAIVRLAQMARAAGIHMILATQRPSVDVITGLIKANVPSRISFAVSSGVDSRTILDQVGAEKLLGRGDMLFLPIGAAKPERVQGAYISVTEVEKIVSWVKEQQEAVYNEDMIPSKNDSEGQAENEDEPEDEFYDQAVALVRKQQSASVSMLQRRFRIGYNRAARIVDEMEAKGIVGPSEGSKPRQVLIPPEKDDDQ
- a CDS encoding tRNA (cytidine(34)-2'-O)-methyltransferase codes for the protein MTNHVVLYEPLMPANTGNIARTCAGTNTVLDLIEPLGFQIDNKKMKRAGLDYWDKVDIRMHDDLEAFLNTLGPNDEMYLISKFSSKNYAQVDYTDPNKDYYFVFGKETTGLPETFMREYYDRNLRIPMSDNIRCYNLSNSVAMVLLEALRQQGFPNMEKSHHYENDKLKDNYNRPERYERNLGEN